A section of the Streptomyces sp. V3I8 genome encodes:
- the lepB gene encoding signal peptidase I has protein sequence MDAEAQQTERDRSSQPAVPEETPGTAGAEERSRFALVARAAEWVPGGRITLTVLFCLVSLLLLTRFVIQPFEIPSGSMEPGLRIGDRVLVNKLAYRFGAEPRRGDVVVFDGTGYFGDADYIKRVVGVGGDHVVCCDRQGRIEVNGRLVDESTFLYPGDEPSEVPFDVVVPDGTLFVLGDHRGDSSDSRDHLGSPGGGMVPVGGVIGRADWIAWPSGHWARVERAGGYARVPAASPVARGTDGRTADGVHG, from the coding sequence ATGGACGCCGAAGCACAGCAGACGGAGCGCGACCGCTCCTCCCAACCCGCCGTACCCGAGGAGACCCCGGGCACCGCAGGGGCGGAGGAGCGGTCGCGTTTCGCGTTGGTGGCCCGGGCCGCGGAGTGGGTTCCGGGCGGACGGATCACCCTGACCGTGCTGTTCTGCCTGGTCTCGCTGCTGCTGCTCACCCGGTTCGTGATCCAGCCGTTCGAGATTCCCAGCGGCTCGATGGAGCCGGGATTGAGGATCGGGGACCGCGTTCTCGTAAATAAGTTGGCGTACCGTTTCGGTGCTGAGCCGAGGCGCGGTGACGTCGTCGTGTTCGACGGCACCGGTTACTTCGGTGACGCCGACTACATCAAACGTGTCGTCGGCGTGGGAGGAGACCACGTGGTCTGCTGCGACAGGCAGGGGAGGATCGAGGTGAACGGCCGTCTCGTCGACGAGTCGACGTTTCTGTACCCGGGGGACGAGCCGTCCGAAGTGCCCTTCGACGTCGTCGTCCCCGACGGCACCCTCTTCGTCCTCGGCGACCACCGCGGCGACTCGAGCGACTCCCGCGACCACCTCGGCTCGCCGGGCGGCGGCATGGTCCCCGTCGGCGGGGTGATCGGCAGAGCCGACTGGATCGCCTGGCCCTCCGGCCACTGGGCCCGTGTCGAACGCGCCGGCGGCTACGCGCGCGTGCCCGCCGCGAGTCCGGTCGCCCGGGGGACGGACGGGCGGACCGCGGACGGTGTCCATGGGTAA
- a CDS encoding NUDIX hydrolase: MGRRPAPTPDGPGALALSEGSSALAPPGGLGELRRVARVVLLDPRDRILLLHGHEPDDPSDDWWFTPGGGVEGDETREEAALRELEEETGITEVELGPVLWRRTCSFPFAGRRWDQDEWYYLGRTTRTATEPRGLTELERRSVAGARWWTCRELHRAHETVYPTRLAELLRRLLDEGPPVRPETLDTEIV, encoded by the coding sequence ATGGGCAGGCGTCCGGCGCCGACCCCCGACGGGCCGGGCGCGCTTGCGCTGTCCGAGGGGTCGAGCGCGCTTGCGCCGCCCGGCGGCCTCGGTGAGCTGCGCAGGGTCGCCCGAGTGGTGCTGCTGGATCCGCGGGACCGCATCCTGCTGCTGCACGGGCATGAGCCCGACGACCCCTCGGACGACTGGTGGTTCACGCCGGGCGGCGGGGTGGAGGGCGACGAGACGCGTGAGGAGGCCGCGCTGCGGGAGCTGGAGGAGGAGACCGGCATCACCGAGGTGGAGCTGGGCCCGGTGCTGTGGCGGCGCACCTGTTCGTTCCCTTTCGCGGGACGCCGCTGGGACCAGGACGAGTGGTACTACCTGGGGCGTACGACCCGGACGGCGACCGAGCCCAGGGGGCTGACCGAGCTGGAACGGCGCAGTGTCGCCGGAGCGCGCTGGTGGACGTGCCGGGAACTTCACCGGGCACATGAGACGGTGTATCCGACCAGACTCGCCGAGCTGCTGCGCAGGCTGCTCGACGAAGGGCCCCCGGTCAGGCCCGAGACCCTCGACACGGAAATCGTCTAG
- a CDS encoding RNA-binding protein: MLEEALEHLVKGIVDNPDEVQVASRDLRRGRVLEVRVHPDDLGKVIGRNGRTARALRTVVGAIGGRGVRVDLVDVDHVR; the protein is encoded by the coding sequence ATGCTCGAGGAGGCTCTCGAGCACCTCGTGAAGGGCATCGTCGACAACCCGGACGAGGTACAGGTCGCCTCGCGCGACCTGCGCCGCGGACGCGTCCTCGAGGTCCGGGTCCACCCCGACGACCTCGGCAAGGTGATCGGCCGCAACGGCCGCACCGCGCGCGCCCTGCGCACCGTCGTGGGCGCCATCGGCGGCCGCGGTGTCCGCGTCGACCTCGTCGACGTGGACCACGTCCGCTGA
- the lepB gene encoding signal peptidase I: MGNRGRPRGTHGAAEDLLPTGTRRTGGPVLPGRADRRKLARKVKRRRQRSAVKEIPLLIGVALLIALVLKTFLVQAFVIPSGSMEQTIRIGDRVLVDKLTPWFGSRPERGDVVVFKDPGGWLEDEQPVAKTDDPIVVKQVKEVLTFIGLLPSDNERDLIKRVVAVGGDTVKCCDTQGRVTVNGMPLDEPYINPGDKPSSLVFTVKVPEGRLWVMGDHRSNSADSRFHRNEKGGGTISEDVVGRAMVIAWPIGHWTRLEEPDTYASVPDAANGAVTALGTSHRVATGDRYGLIPLPTPAELPLVMGVVGLRRIRRRRRHTE; this comes from the coding sequence ATGGGTAACCGCGGCAGGCCGCGCGGCACCCACGGCGCCGCCGAGGACCTTCTGCCCACCGGCACCCGGCGTACCGGCGGCCCGGTGCTGCCCGGCCGCGCCGACCGGCGCAAACTGGCCCGGAAGGTCAAGCGGCGCAGACAGCGCTCGGCGGTCAAGGAGATACCGCTCCTGATCGGTGTCGCCCTGCTCATCGCGCTCGTCCTGAAGACGTTCCTCGTGCAGGCCTTCGTGATCCCCTCGGGCTCCATGGAGCAGACGATCCGGATCGGCGACCGCGTGCTGGTCGACAAACTCACGCCCTGGTTCGGTTCGAGGCCCGAGCGCGGTGACGTCGTCGTGTTCAAGGACCCCGGCGGCTGGCTGGAGGACGAGCAGCCGGTGGCGAAGACGGACGACCCCATCGTCGTCAAGCAGGTCAAGGAGGTGCTGACCTTCATCGGCCTGCTGCCCTCCGACAACGAACGGGACCTGATCAAGCGGGTCGTCGCGGTCGGCGGTGACACCGTGAAGTGCTGTGACACCCAGGGGCGCGTGACCGTCAACGGGATGCCGCTCGACGAGCCGTACATCAACCCGGGTGACAAACCCTCCTCGCTCGTGTTCACCGTGAAGGTGCCCGAGGGGCGCCTGTGGGTGATGGGCGACCACCGGTCCAACTCCGCCGACTCCCGCTTCCACCGCAACGAGAAGGGCGGCGGCACCATCTCCGAGGACGTCGTGGGCCGCGCCATGGTCATCGCCTGGCCCATCGGCCACTGGACCCGTCTCGAGGAGCCGGACACGTACGCGTCCGTACCCGACGCGGCGAACGGGGCGGTCACCGCGCTCGGCACGTCGCATAGGGTGGCCACCGGGGATCGATACGGATTGATCCCGCTCCCGACTCCTGCGGAACTCCCGCTCGTTATGGGAGTGGTGGGCCTGCGTCGTATCCGTCGCAGGCGGCGGCACACGGAGTGA
- the lepB gene encoding signal peptidase I yields MSGTRRTDEGHGRLGSKLSGLAVALGCVLFLGGFAWGAVVYQPYTVPTDSMSPTIAGGDRVLAERIDGSEVERGDVVVFKQASWGDLPMVKRVVAVGGDTVACCTQDRLTVNGKKIDEPYLPEGSAAESSTIPSIEVPRGRLFLLGDERSGSLDSTAHLTEAGNGTVPRSAVNARVDAVAWPMNGMLARPTGFEELGGTSEPGPLRLVLAAIVVGAVLVLGGAAYGPIAKRAGRRRDGRGTREQALAG; encoded by the coding sequence ATGAGCGGGACACGCCGTACGGACGAGGGCCACGGACGGCTCGGCAGCAAGCTGTCGGGGCTGGCCGTGGCCCTCGGCTGTGTGCTCTTCCTCGGTGGGTTCGCCTGGGGGGCGGTCGTCTACCAGCCGTACACCGTGCCGACCGACTCGATGTCGCCGACCATCGCGGGCGGCGACCGGGTGCTCGCCGAGCGGATCGACGGCTCCGAGGTCGAGCGCGGTGACGTCGTCGTCTTCAAGCAGGCCAGCTGGGGCGACCTCCCCATGGTGAAGCGGGTCGTCGCCGTCGGCGGGGACACGGTCGCCTGCTGCACGCAGGACAGGCTGACCGTGAACGGCAAGAAGATCGACGAACCGTATCTGCCCGAGGGCAGCGCGGCCGAGTCGTCCACGATCCCCTCCATCGAGGTACCCAGGGGCCGGCTCTTCCTGCTCGGCGACGAGCGCAGCGGCTCACTGGACTCCACCGCCCACCTGACGGAGGCCGGCAACGGCACGGTGCCGCGCAGCGCCGTGAACGCGCGCGTCGACGCGGTGGCCTGGCCCATGAACGGCATGCTGGCCCGCCCCACCGGCTTCGAGGAACTCGGCGGGACCTCCGAGCCCGGTCCCCTGCGACTCGTCCTCGCGGCGATCGTGGTGGGCGCGGTGCTCGTGCTCGGCGGCGCCGCGTACGGGCCGATCGCCAAGCGGGCGGGGCGCCGGCGGGACGGTCGGGGAACGAGGGAGCAGGCTCTTGCCGGCTGA
- the trmD gene encoding tRNA (guanosine(37)-N1)-methyltransferase TrmD — MRLDVLTIFPEYLEPLNVSLVGKARARGQLDVHVHDLREWTHDRHNTVDDTPYGGGPGMVMKTDPWGDALDSVLADGYETGSRGPVLVVPTPSGRPFTQELAVELSECPWLVFTPARYEGIDRRVVDEYATRMPVHEVSIGDYVLAGGEAAVLVVTEAVARLLPGVLGNAESHRDDSFAPGAMANLLEGPVYTKPPRWRGREIPEVLLSGHHGKIARWRRDEALRRTTANRPDLIERCDPAAFDKKDREMLSILGWQPGPDGRFGRRPDTVEE; from the coding sequence ATGCGGCTCGACGTCCTCACGATCTTCCCCGAGTACCTGGAACCGCTGAACGTTTCCCTCGTGGGGAAGGCACGCGCGCGTGGACAGCTCGACGTGCACGTGCACGACCTGCGGGAGTGGACCCACGACCGGCACAACACGGTCGACGACACCCCCTACGGCGGCGGCCCCGGCATGGTCATGAAGACGGACCCCTGGGGCGACGCCCTGGACTCCGTCCTCGCGGACGGCTACGAGACGGGCTCCCGTGGGCCCGTCCTGGTCGTCCCCACGCCCAGCGGCCGTCCCTTCACCCAGGAACTCGCCGTCGAGCTCTCCGAGTGCCCCTGGCTGGTCTTCACGCCCGCCCGCTACGAGGGCATCGACCGCCGGGTCGTCGACGAGTACGCCACCCGCATGCCGGTCCACGAGGTCTCCATCGGTGACTACGTGCTGGCCGGCGGCGAGGCGGCCGTCCTCGTCGTCACGGAGGCCGTAGCCCGGCTGCTGCCGGGCGTCCTCGGCAACGCCGAGTCGCACCGCGACGACTCGTTCGCGCCGGGAGCGATGGCGAACCTCCTGGAGGGGCCCGTCTACACGAAGCCGCCCCGGTGGCGCGGCCGGGAGATCCCGGAGGTGCTGCTCAGCGGCCACCACGGGAAGATCGCCCGCTGGCGCCGGGACGAGGCCCTGCGGCGCACGACCGCCAACCGGCCGGACCTCATCGAGCGCTGCGACCCCGCCGCCTTCGACAAGAAGGACCGCGAGATGCTCTCCATCCTCGGCTGGCAGCCCGGCCCCGACGGCCGATTTGGGCGCAGGCCCGACACCGTGGAAGAATAG
- a CDS encoding DUF2469 domain-containing protein produces MSAEDLEKYETEMELKLYREYRDVVGLFKYVIETERRFYLTNDYEMQVHSVQGEVFFEVSMADAWVWDMYRPARFVKQVRVLTFKDVNIEELNKSDLELPSS; encoded by the coding sequence ATGAGCGCCGAGGACCTCGAGAAGTACGAGACCGAGATGGAGCTGAAGCTCTACCGGGAGTACCGCGATGTCGTCGGTCTGTTCAAATACGTGATCGAGACCGAACGGCGCTTCTACCTCACCAATGACTACGAGATGCAGGTGCACTCGGTCCAGGGCGAGGTGTTTTTCGAGGTGTCCATGGCGGACGCCTGGGTGTGGGACATGTACCGGCCTGCTCGGTTCGTGAAGCAGGTGCGTGTTCTCACGTTCAAGGACGTGAACATCGAGGAGCTGAACAAGAGCGATCTCGAACTGCCGAGCAGCTAG
- the rpsP gene encoding 30S ribosomal protein S16, whose translation MAVKIKLKRLGKIRAPHYRIVVADSRTRRDGRAIEEIGLYHPVQNPSRIEVDSERAQYWLGVGAQPTEPVLAILKLTGDWQKHKGEPAPPPLLVAEPKATRPLFEALGGDDQGKGEAITQKKKTEKKDEAAAESESTEA comes from the coding sequence GTGGCAGTCAAGATCAAGCTGAAGCGTCTGGGCAAGATCCGTGCGCCTCACTACCGCATCGTCGTCGCCGACTCCCGTACCCGCCGTGACGGCCGGGCCATCGAGGAGATCGGCCTGTACCACCCGGTGCAGAACCCCTCGCGTATCGAGGTCGACTCCGAGCGTGCGCAGTACTGGCTGGGTGTCGGCGCGCAGCCGACCGAGCCCGTCCTCGCCATTCTCAAGCTGACCGGCGACTGGCAGAAGCACAAGGGCGAGCCCGCCCCGCCCCCGCTGCTCGTCGCCGAGCCGAAGGCCACGCGCCCGCTGTTCGAGGCCCTCGGTGGCGACGACCAGGGCAAGGGTGAGGCCATCACCCAGAAGAAGAAGACTGAGAAGAAGGACGAGGCCGCCGCCGAGTCCGAGTCGACCGAGGCCTGA
- a CDS encoding YifB family Mg chelatase-like AAA ATPase, translating to MGFARTCSVALVGVDGVVVEVQADLEPGVAAFTLVGLPDKSLTESKDRVRAAVVNSGAEWPQKKLTVGLSPASVPKGGSGFDLAIACAALGASERIDPRVLCDIVMIGELGLDGRVRPVRGVLPAVLAAADAGYEQVVVPECAAAEASLVPGVSVLGVRSLRQLIAVLTDEPVPDEDPDEQGRTDPLAGLRLPGTGAATGMHGTGAAQYDHGHDLSDVVGQLSARTAVEVAAAGGHHLFLEGPPGAGKTMLAERLPAVLPPLARQESLEVTAVHSVAGLLPPGKPLVDVAPYCAPHHSATMQSLVGGGQGVARPGAVSLAHRGVLFLDETPEFSSHALDALRQPLESGHVVIARSAGVVRFPARFLMVLAANPCPCGRFSQRDTLCECSPSAIRRYQARLSGPLLDRVDLRVEVDRVTRSQLTERGARGESTETVADRVRAARERAAARLADTPWRTNSEVPGRELRSRWYASPGAMDDAERSLERGVLTARGLDRVLRVAWTVADLAGRDRPGAADVTLALQLRTGVPRGVPMAIGASS from the coding sequence ATGGGCTTCGCGCGTACGTGCTCGGTGGCCCTCGTGGGAGTGGACGGCGTCGTCGTCGAGGTCCAGGCGGACCTCGAGCCCGGGGTCGCGGCCTTCACCCTGGTGGGGCTGCCCGACAAGAGCCTGACGGAGAGCAAGGACCGGGTCAGGGCGGCCGTCGTCAACTCGGGCGCCGAGTGGCCGCAGAAAAAGCTCACGGTGGGCCTCAGCCCGGCCTCGGTACCGAAGGGCGGCAGCGGCTTCGACCTGGCCATCGCCTGCGCCGCGCTGGGCGCCTCCGAGCGCATCGACCCGCGCGTGCTCTGCGACATCGTGATGATCGGTGAACTGGGCCTGGACGGACGGGTCCGGCCCGTCCGGGGCGTGCTGCCGGCCGTGCTGGCCGCGGCCGACGCCGGGTACGAGCAGGTGGTGGTGCCCGAGTGCGCCGCCGCCGAGGCGTCACTGGTGCCAGGCGTGTCCGTGCTCGGCGTCCGCAGCCTGCGGCAGCTCATCGCCGTCCTCACGGACGAACCCGTGCCCGATGAGGACCCGGACGAGCAGGGCCGGACCGATCCGCTGGCCGGCCTGCGCCTGCCGGGCACCGGCGCGGCCACCGGTATGCACGGCACGGGAGCCGCGCAGTACGACCACGGACACGACCTCTCCGACGTCGTCGGCCAGCTCTCGGCACGGACCGCGGTCGAGGTCGCCGCGGCCGGCGGACACCACCTGTTCCTGGAGGGCCCGCCGGGCGCAGGCAAGACGATGCTCGCCGAGCGGCTGCCCGCCGTCCTGCCACCGCTCGCCCGCCAGGAGTCCCTGGAGGTCACGGCCGTGCACTCGGTCGCCGGTCTTCTCCCGCCCGGCAAACCCCTGGTCGACGTCGCCCCCTACTGCGCCCCGCACCACTCGGCGACCATGCAGTCCCTGGTCGGGGGCGGCCAGGGAGTGGCACGCCCGGGCGCGGTGTCGCTCGCCCACCGGGGCGTGCTGTTCCTCGACGAGACCCCCGAGTTCAGCAGCCACGCCCTCGACGCGCTGCGCCAGCCCCTGGAGTCGGGACACGTGGTGATCGCGCGCAGCGCCGGGGTCGTGCGCTTCCCGGCACGGTTCCTGATGGTGCTCGCGGCCAACCCCTGCCCCTGCGGCCGCTTCTCGCAGCGGGACACGCTGTGCGAGTGCTCGCCCTCCGCGATCCGCCGCTATCAGGCCCGGCTCTCCGGGCCCCTGCTCGACCGCGTCGACCTGCGGGTCGAGGTGGACCGCGTCACCCGTTCCCAGCTGACGGAGCGGGGTGCGCGGGGCGAGTCCACCGAGACGGTCGCCGACCGGGTCCGGGCGGCCAGGGAACGGGCCGCCGCCCGCCTGGCGGACACTCCCTGGCGCACGAACAGCGAGGTGCCCGGCCGCGAGCTGCGCAGCCGGTGGTACGCGTCCCCGGGCGCCATGGACGACGCGGAGCGCAGCCTGGAGCGCGGTGTGCTCACCGCCCGGGGGCTCGACCGCGTCCTGCGGGTCGCCTGGACCGTCGCGGACCTCGCCGGCCGGGACCGCCCCGGGGCGGCGGACGTGACCCTCGCGCTGCAGTTGCGCACCGGGGTCCCGCGGGGAGTGCCGATGGCGATCGGGGCGTCCTCGTGA
- a CDS encoding YraN family protein, which produces MNTPDKAATASKASRTSTATRVSKARSALGRYGEDLAARRLTDAGMRILQRNWRAGRTGEIDIVAQDGDALVVCEVKTRRAGSFEHPMSAVTPVKARRLRGLAERWLQEHGGAPPGGVRIDVVGVVLPDRGAPVVEHVRGAA; this is translated from the coding sequence ATGAACACACCCGACAAGGCAGCCACGGCGTCCAAGGCGTCCAGGACATCTACCGCGACCAGGGTGTCCAAGGCCCGCAGCGCACTCGGCAGGTACGGCGAGGACCTGGCCGCACGGCGGCTGACCGACGCCGGCATGAGGATCCTGCAGCGGAACTGGCGCGCGGGCAGGACCGGCGAGATCGACATCGTGGCCCAGGACGGCGACGCCCTGGTCGTCTGCGAGGTCAAGACCCGTCGCGCGGGGTCCTTCGAGCATCCGATGTCCGCCGTGACCCCCGTCAAGGCCCGGCGGCTGCGCGGCCTCGCGGAGCGCTGGCTGCAGGAACACGGAGGGGCTCCACCCGGCGGCGTGCGCATCGACGTCGTGGGGGTGGTGCTGCCCGACCGCGGCGCCCCCGTCGTGGAGCACGTGCGAGGGGCGGCCTGA
- the rplS gene encoding 50S ribosomal protein L19, with translation MSNLLASVDAASLRSDIPAFRPGDTVNVHVRVIEGNRSRVQQFKGVVIRRQGAGVRETFSVRKVSFSVGVERTFPVHTPIVEKIELVSRGAVRRAKLYYLRDLRGKAAKIKEKRDR, from the coding sequence ATGTCCAACCTGCTCGCGTCCGTCGACGCAGCGTCGCTGCGCAGCGACATCCCGGCCTTCCGCCCGGGCGACACCGTCAACGTCCACGTGCGTGTCATCGAGGGCAACCGCTCGCGTGTGCAGCAGTTCAAGGGCGTAGTCATCCGCCGCCAGGGCGCCGGTGTCCGCGAGACCTTCTCCGTCCGCAAGGTCTCCTTCTCCGTCGGCGTCGAGCGCACCTTCCCGGTGCACACCCCGATCGTCGAGAAGATCGAGCTCGTCAGCCGCGGTGCCGTGCGTCGCGCCAAGCTCTACTACCTCCGTGACCTGCGCGGCAAGGCCGCGAAGATCAAGGAGAAGCGCGACAGGTGA
- a CDS encoding SAM-dependent methyltransferase translates to MTPTLVRQHLPHSGAKPQVDQWARARDWAEIQERMLVPLYEAVYERLEVGSSTRLLGLGCGSGLALLMAAARGASVTGLQAHAPERLALARERLSAEARGARAPGDARLTEGEPADVGGPAAAYNLVTAFEPVGCVAGDSEGLAESLAAAAPLVGGGVPVVLAGWGPPERCATSSVLRVAGKLANRLRGPGNWRPALRDDLEEVAERAGLRPDGSGRVACPFGYADADNAVRGLLSTGFFDAAVAATDRVQVDKEVREALHPYARRDGTVWMPNVFRYLIARTA, encoded by the coding sequence ATGACACCTACGCTCGTGCGGCAGCACCTGCCTCACTCGGGGGCCAAGCCCCAGGTGGACCAGTGGGCACGCGCGCGTGACTGGGCCGAGATTCAGGAGCGGATGCTCGTACCGCTCTACGAGGCGGTCTACGAGCGACTCGAAGTGGGCTCGTCGACCAGGCTCCTGGGGCTCGGCTGCGGATCCGGTCTGGCGCTGCTGATGGCCGCGGCGCGGGGCGCTTCGGTCACCGGACTGCAGGCGCACGCGCCGGAGCGGCTGGCTCTCGCGCGGGAGCGGCTGTCGGCCGAAGCGCGCGGCGCGCGTGCGCCGGGCGACGCGCGGCTCACGGAGGGGGAACCGGCGGACGTCGGCGGCCCGGCGGCGGCGTACAACCTGGTGACCGCCTTCGAACCGGTCGGGTGCGTGGCCGGCGACTCCGAAGGGCTCGCCGAGTCGCTCGCGGCGGCGGCGCCGCTCGTCGGCGGAGGGGTTCCGGTGGTCCTGGCGGGCTGGGGACCTCCGGAGCGGTGTGCCACGTCCTCGGTGCTCCGGGTCGCCGGCAAGCTGGCGAACAGGCTGCGGGGGCCGGGGAACTGGCGTCCGGCCCTGCGGGACGACCTGGAGGAGGTCGCCGAGCGGGCCGGGCTGCGGCCCGACGGGTCCGGGCGGGTCGCGTGCCCCTTCGGGTACGCGGACGCGGACAACGCCGTGCGGGGGCTGCTGTCGACGGGGTTCTTCGACGCGGCCGTCGCCGCCACGGACCGGGTGCAGGTCGACAAGGAGGTGCGGGAGGCTCTGCATCCGTATGCGCGGCGGGACGGGACGGTGTGGATGCCGAACGTCTTCCGCTATCTGATCGCCCGGACGGCCTGA
- the lepB gene encoding signal peptidase I, with protein MGDLAVGARSGHEGPEERPGRSEERPGRSEEPVPPAAEDDVPPGADSGSGDDAGRGGGRDERDDTDGAAPAPRKQRSFWKELPLLIGIALVLALLIKTFLVQAFSIPSDSMQNTLQQGDRVLVDKLTPWFGSEPERGEVVVFHDPAEWLAGEPTADPNVLQTALSWIGLMPSSEEKDLIKRVVGVGGDTVECKGTGPLKVNGKALNEPYVYPGNTPCTVDDGGGQFKVKVPEGKIWVMGDHRQNSLDSRYHQQDKHQGFVPVGNVVGRAVVVAWPPTRWSTLPVPDTFDQNLSAAAPGVLGLAGAVPLVLWRRRRPTVGNTRVSGSRTAG; from the coding sequence GTGGGGGATTTGGCGGTCGGCGCACGATCCGGACACGAGGGCCCCGAGGAGCGGCCCGGGCGATCCGAGGAGCGGCCGGGACGATCCGAAGAGCCGGTCCCCCCGGCCGCGGAGGACGACGTGCCCCCCGGAGCCGACTCCGGCTCCGGTGACGACGCAGGCAGGGGCGGGGGCCGGGACGAGCGGGACGACACCGACGGCGCCGCTCCGGCGCCGCGGAAGCAGCGGTCGTTCTGGAAGGAACTCCCGCTGCTCATCGGCATCGCGCTGGTGCTCGCGCTGCTGATCAAGACCTTCCTGGTGCAGGCGTTCTCGATCCCCTCGGACTCGATGCAGAACACCCTTCAGCAGGGTGACCGCGTCCTCGTCGACAAGCTGACCCCGTGGTTCGGCTCGGAGCCCGAGCGCGGCGAAGTGGTCGTCTTCCACGACCCCGCCGAGTGGCTGGCGGGCGAGCCCACGGCGGATCCGAACGTGCTCCAGACGGCCCTCAGCTGGATCGGCCTGATGCCCTCCTCCGAGGAGAAGGACCTCATCAAGCGTGTCGTCGGCGTCGGCGGGGACACCGTCGAGTGCAAGGGCACCGGGCCGCTGAAGGTCAACGGCAAGGCGCTGAACGAGCCGTACGTGTACCCGGGCAACACGCCCTGCACCGTGGACGACGGCGGCGGCCAGTTCAAGGTGAAGGTTCCCGAAGGCAAAATCTGGGTCATGGGTGACCACCGGCAGAACTCGCTGGACTCCCGCTACCACCAGCAGGACAAGCACCAGGGCTTCGTGCCCGTGGGCAACGTCGTGGGCCGCGCCGTCGTCGTCGCCTGGCCGCCCACCCGCTGGTCGACGCTCCCGGTGCCGGACACCTTCGACCAGAACCTGAGCGCCGCCGCTCCGGGCGTGCTCGGACTCGCGGGCGCGGTGCCGCTGGTGCTGTGGCGCAGGCGCCGCCCCACCGTCGGGAACACCAGGGTTTCTGGGTCGCGTACCGCCGGGTAG
- the rimM gene encoding ribosome maturation factor RimM (Essential for efficient processing of 16S rRNA), giving the protein MQLVVARVGRAHGIKGEVTVEVRTDEPELRLAPGAVLATDPASAGPLTIETGRVHSGRLLLRFAGVRDRNGAEALRNTLLIAEVDPDQVPEEPDEYYDHQLMDLDVVLKDGTEVGRITEISHLPSQDLFVVERADGTELLIPFVEEIVTEIDLAEQRAVIDPPPGLIDDRAEIASAGDASGEGTGDGSAAGTGH; this is encoded by the coding sequence GTGCAGCTGGTAGTCGCGCGGGTGGGCCGCGCCCATGGCATCAAGGGCGAGGTCACCGTCGAGGTACGCACCGACGAGCCGGAACTGCGGCTCGCGCCCGGTGCCGTCCTGGCCACGGACCCCGCCTCGGCCGGTCCGCTGACCATCGAGACGGGCCGGGTGCACAGCGGCCGCCTCCTGCTGCGCTTCGCGGGCGTACGCGACCGCAACGGCGCCGAGGCGCTGCGCAACACCCTGCTGATCGCCGAGGTCGACCCCGACCAGGTGCCCGAGGAACCGGACGAGTACTACGACCACCAGCTCATGGACCTGGACGTCGTCCTGAAGGACGGCACCGAGGTCGGCCGGATCACCGAGATCTCCCATCTGCCCTCGCAGGACCTCTTCGTGGTCGAGCGGGCCGACGGGACCGAGCTGCTGATCCCGTTCGTCGAGGAGATCGTCACCGAGATCGACCTGGCGGAGCAGCGAGCCGTCATCGACCCGCCGCCCGGCCTGATCGACGACAGGGCCGAGATCGCCTCCGCGGGGGATGCCTCCGGCGAGGGGACCGGGGACGGCTCCGCCGCGGGGACCGGCCACTGA